A region from the Methylocella sp. genome encodes:
- a CDS encoding helix-turn-helix domain-containing protein has product MTMLPQETSSGESLLEQIVARRRELRAKFFPPRHVVERMERERAETKERARLAAEEEREQLRRAEKAAEADRMVRVWKEKNPDTSMIEVFTPFRDLVNAVSGFYGLSESDLAGPSQCAQVVLARQVATLLCREELRYSLTKIGVKFNRDHTTVGHSVEKIVQRIAVDPEFAAAVDAIRQEIGERRNVR; this is encoded by the coding sequence ATGACGATGCTTCCCCAAGAGACTTCATCGGGCGAAAGCCTGCTTGAACAAATCGTGGCGCGCCGGCGAGAGTTGCGGGCGAAATTCTTTCCACCACGTCATGTCGTTGAACGCATGGAGCGCGAACGCGCCGAGACCAAAGAGCGCGCTCGTTTGGCGGCCGAAGAGGAGCGTGAGCAGCTTCGCCGCGCCGAGAAAGCTGCGGAGGCCGATCGGATGGTGAGGGTTTGGAAGGAAAAAAACCCAGATACATCCATGATCGAGGTTTTCACCCCCTTCAGAGACTTGGTGAATGCCGTCAGCGGCTTCTATGGCCTTTCAGAGTCTGACCTTGCCGGTCCATCTCAATGCGCTCAAGTCGTGTTGGCCCGACAGGTTGCCACGCTCCTCTGCCGCGAAGAACTCAGATATTCGCTTACGAAGATCGGCGTGAAATTCAATCGGGATCATACGACCGTCGGCCACTCGGTCGAAAAGATCGTTCAACGAATTGCTGTCGATCCAGAGTTCGCCGCGGCCGTTGACGCCATCCGCCAGGAGATTGGAGAGCGCCGCAATGTCCGGTAA
- a CDS encoding toprim domain-containing protein: protein MAANSSTTISTEAVAWAKTRRLSRETLERLGVASGTAFYPELGRKSEGLFFRYPDGWKSRSIPEKAFVAGKGFKLSFWNIDRVIAAAPARVYIVEGELDVLALVEAGVSPDAVLSVPNGAKERPADAPETQKGYEYVDEALSAGLNRAKEFVWCGDSDGPGLSLRADMVRLLGAARFHFINWPEGCKDANDMLITDGPAAVRSLVEEGSLPWPVAGLYLMSELPEPAPLTLWSPGFPEWESKVMLAPRTLSVVTGHPGHGKSALWAQIWFNVVREYGLKICVASFETRPKPHLRRWLRTFYCGGLEKNLAEAEIIAADAWIDEHYLFVAHPEQKPTLEWFLSMAEVAVIRHGVKIIQVDPWNRLEGARQRGESETEYIGRCLIAFHSFVNDLNCHGQILAHPAKMEGPRRGTAPGLEDISGSKNWENMVDQGFVVHRHEIFDGGNRKTEAVLYQRKARFEELGFPCKLNLNYSLNIGRYVSTDYGDAP from the coding sequence ATGGCGGCGAATTCTTCGACAACGATTTCCACCGAGGCGGTGGCGTGGGCCAAAACGCGGCGCCTCAGCCGGGAGACCTTGGAGCGTCTCGGCGTCGCCTCCGGTACAGCGTTTTACCCTGAACTGGGGCGCAAAAGCGAAGGGTTGTTTTTCAGATATCCCGATGGCTGGAAATCGCGGTCGATCCCCGAAAAGGCTTTCGTCGCTGGCAAAGGGTTCAAGCTTTCGTTTTGGAACATCGATCGCGTGATCGCCGCGGCCCCCGCTCGCGTCTACATCGTCGAGGGCGAGTTGGACGTCCTTGCGCTGGTGGAGGCAGGGGTTTCGCCCGACGCCGTGCTCTCTGTTCCGAACGGCGCAAAAGAGCGCCCTGCCGACGCGCCTGAAACCCAGAAAGGATATGAATACGTCGACGAGGCGCTGAGCGCTGGTCTGAATCGGGCGAAGGAATTCGTTTGGTGCGGGGATAGCGATGGGCCCGGTCTGTCGCTCCGCGCCGACATGGTGCGGCTGCTCGGTGCCGCCAGATTCCATTTCATCAACTGGCCGGAGGGCTGCAAAGACGCAAACGACATGCTGATCACCGATGGCCCCGCCGCGGTGAGGAGCTTGGTTGAGGAGGGGTCTTTGCCTTGGCCCGTGGCCGGCCTTTACCTGATGTCGGAGCTCCCTGAGCCCGCGCCGCTGACCCTATGGAGCCCAGGCTTCCCCGAATGGGAGAGCAAGGTAATGCTGGCGCCGCGGACACTGTCAGTCGTCACCGGCCACCCCGGCCACGGCAAGAGCGCTCTTTGGGCGCAAATATGGTTCAATGTCGTTCGGGAATATGGCCTCAAAATATGCGTCGCATCGTTCGAGACACGCCCAAAACCGCATCTGCGCCGGTGGCTTCGAACGTTTTATTGCGGCGGCCTTGAGAAAAATTTAGCCGAGGCCGAAATAATTGCCGCCGACGCTTGGATTGACGAGCATTATTTATTCGTCGCGCACCCCGAGCAAAAGCCGACGCTGGAATGGTTTCTTAGCATGGCCGAGGTGGCTGTAATTCGGCACGGCGTTAAAATTATTCAGGTGGATCCCTGGAATCGGTTGGAGGGCGCGCGCCAGAGGGGCGAGAGCGAAACTGAATATATCGGCCGCTGCCTCATCGCGTTTCATTCCTTCGTCAACGATCTCAATTGCCACGGGCAGATATTGGCGCATCCGGCGAAAATGGAAGGGCCTCGCCGCGGCACGGCGCCGGGGTTGGAGGATATTTCGGGGAGCAAAAATTGGGAAAATATGGTGGACCAGGGATTCGTGGTTCATCGCCACGAAATATTCGACGGCGGAAACCGAAAAACCGAAGCGGTTCTTTACCAGCGTAAGGCCCGGTTCGAGGAATTGGGGTTCCCCTGCAAATTAAATCTGAATTATTCTCTTAATATAGGACGATATGTTTCGACAGATTATGGCGACGCGCCCTAG
- a CDS encoding transglycosylase SLT domain-containing protein encodes MADGTDWSIAAQVKPQTSADIVSPLTAFANSELARARTQEVALQARQANAAFGARQTYLDLLNSGANPEDAIVKSGLSAIDPANADQALKNVSQQREIGAIRGYDPNNPASVAAGGPALVGTAATALGTEATTQKTKADTGKLNLDNQGQVLQLMGQHGQAFLADPTLENWNAQVQSARDHGLISDLTAQQYWGKPDVGIAKSWAAAGASSVTTSGIAEENQGAAKAKYLTEKVSPGEGIAMTPAAAAAAGGGSTSAAVMPGSPAVGAQPPAATPVAAPIYGRAATAADGFSPAGLARVAQIESGGNPNAVNAGSKAAGLMQFIPSSWQQYGQGSPFDPQASADAAQRMAADNKKALTGALGRALTDAELYLAHQQGAGGAAALLANPNARAADIVGMSAVISNGGSPNMTAGQFASKWINQFNRTGGGNFSVSGPQAGGLAMTMPPGTNPAPAQIAPIASPVLAASSPGASPGQLAAPPQAAAPAPVAAAAPPAAAPIAPVAPAAPLAPGVVAPQPAAPQGSPLTMVMPGLSVQQRSLQEGLGTQGADQVKAAREGFQAAQVGQQNLQQLQSDLAKLPESGGGMLAPGNGATERIGLAKGINTAFTALGIAPPFDPEKISAAEGAQKITGRLGFDLSRTLGSREAVDIVKQAITLNPGVENTPQGARVITASLNAALQRSKDFYVFQQQYMSDPRSGGSPLGAEIAFDQAHPVGQYVQDVQKLARVPAPAVEYLQQHANDPQTVAAFDKTYGAGIARYFSSVGTQ; translated from the coding sequence ATGGCCGACGGCACAGATTGGTCGATTGCAGCGCAAGTGAAGCCGCAGACCTCGGCGGACATCGTCTCGCCGCTGACGGCGTTCGCCAATTCGGAACTGGCGCGGGCTCGCACTCAGGAGGTCGCCCTTCAGGCGCGGCAGGCCAACGCCGCCTTTGGCGCGCGCCAGACCTATCTTGATCTGCTCAATTCCGGCGCCAATCCGGAAGACGCGATCGTAAAAAGCGGGCTCTCCGCGATCGATCCGGCGAACGCCGATCAGGCGTTGAAGAACGTCTCGCAGCAGCGCGAGATCGGCGCCATCCGCGGCTATGATCCGAATAATCCGGCTTCGGTCGCGGCCGGCGGCCCGGCGCTTGTCGGCACCGCGGCTACCGCTCTCGGCACCGAAGCGACGACGCAGAAGACCAAGGCGGACACTGGAAAGCTCAATCTCGATAATCAAGGCCAAGTGCTTCAGCTCATGGGCCAGCACGGCCAGGCCTTCCTCGCGGATCCGACACTCGAAAATTGGAACGCACAGGTTCAGAGCGCGCGCGATCATGGACTGATTTCCGATCTGACGGCGCAGCAATATTGGGGCAAGCCTGACGTCGGAATCGCGAAAAGTTGGGCGGCCGCCGGCGCGAGCTCTGTCACGACGTCGGGTATCGCGGAAGAAAACCAGGGCGCCGCAAAGGCGAAATACCTTACGGAGAAAGTCAGCCCCGGCGAAGGAATCGCAATGACGCCCGCAGCGGCGGCGGCAGCAGGCGGCGGCTCGACGTCCGCGGCGGTGATGCCAGGCAGCCCTGCAGTTGGCGCCCAACCTCCGGCTGCTACGCCAGTGGCCGCGCCGATCTATGGCAGAGCGGCGACAGCGGCGGATGGTTTCTCGCCCGCCGGATTGGCGCGCGTGGCTCAGATCGAAAGCGGCGGCAATCCAAACGCGGTGAATGCTGGCAGCAAGGCGGCCGGCCTCATGCAGTTCATTCCGTCGTCTTGGCAGCAATACGGCCAGGGCTCGCCCTTCGATCCTCAAGCCTCAGCCGATGCGGCGCAGCGCATGGCCGCCGACAACAAGAAAGCGTTGACCGGTGCGCTGGGCCGGGCGCTAACCGACGCCGAACTCTATCTCGCTCATCAGCAGGGCGCCGGGGGCGCGGCGGCTCTTCTCGCGAATCCGAACGCCAGAGCGGCCGATATCGTCGGCATGAGCGCGGTCATTTCGAACGGCGGCTCGCCGAACATGACGGCCGGCCAATTCGCGTCGAAATGGATCAATCAATTCAACCGAACCGGCGGCGGCAATTTCAGCGTTTCGGGGCCGCAGGCCGGAGGCCTGGCGATGACGATGCCGCCCGGTACGAATCCTGCCCCAGCGCAGATTGCGCCGATCGCGTCGCCGGTGCTCGCCGCTTCGTCGCCGGGGGCCTCTCCGGGTCAACTGGCAGCCCCGCCTCAAGCCGCGGCGCCCGCGCCCGTGGCCGCCGCTGCGCCTCCCGCGGCGGCGCCCATTGCGCCTGTGGCTCCTGCAGCCCCTTTGGCGCCTGGCGTCGTGGCGCCTCAACCCGCCGCCCCGCAAGGCTCGCCGTTGACGATGGTCATGCCCGGCCTCTCCGTCCAGCAGAGGTCTTTGCAAGAGGGCCTTGGAACGCAGGGCGCCGATCAGGTCAAAGCGGCGCGGGAAGGTTTCCAGGCCGCGCAGGTCGGCCAACAAAACCTGCAGCAATTGCAAAGCGATCTTGCGAAATTGCCGGAGTCAGGCGGCGGCATGCTCGCGCCCGGCAATGGCGCCACGGAGCGAATCGGTCTCGCCAAAGGCATCAACACCGCATTCACCGCGCTCGGCATCGCGCCTCCGTTTGATCCGGAGAAAATCAGCGCGGCGGAAGGCGCTCAGAAAATCACCGGGCGTCTTGGCTTCGATCTGTCGCGCACGCTGGGTTCGCGTGAGGCGGTCGATATCGTCAAGCAAGCGATCACGCTAAATCCCGGCGTCGAGAATACGCCGCAAGGCGCCCGCGTCATCACGGCTTCGCTCAATGCCGCCTTGCAGCGCTCGAAGGATTTTTATGTCTTTCAGCAGCAATACATGTCCGATCCGAGGAGCGGCGGCAGCCCGTTGGGAGCGGAGATCGCCTTTGATCAAGCTCACCCGGTCGGACAATACGTTCAGGATGTCCAAAAACTCGCGCGCGTCCCGGCTCCGGCGGTCGAATATCTGCAACAGCACGCGAATGATCCGCAGACGGTCGCCGCCTTTGACAAGACATATGGCGCCGGCATTGCCCGCTATTTCTCGTCGGTTGGAACGCAATAA
- a CDS encoding packaged DNA stabilization protein, producing the protein MNVQFATNSYQLKAPQASTQRTVNFYAEKEPDDVKSPIVVYGVFGLTQLIPVGDGPIRGLHAMNNVLYVVSADELWSVNTLGDAKLLGTGIAGGAFVSMADNGTQVCIVNGMNGFIYNATTMVFQVINDPNFFPANTVPFMDGFFLFDRAGTNQVFFSQLFDGTTFNALDFFSAEVDSDFVLGTVNQQENLLIIGQRTIETWFDSGNNNDPFQRFNGTTIERGAACPLSTIKEDNSVFFLGNDRIFYRLDLPLPKRISTSAIEQQWQNYQTVADCFVFKATFEGHKFLFVTFPSANATWVYDIESNLWHERISFSTNAASLGRWRGNCSEVFNNSTVIGDAFGNQIGIPSSNVYTEYGAQILGMLISPPIQSDRKRVFLWSFELDCQTGVGLPSGQGSNPQVFLETSKDGGITYGPLQKWKSLGKAGEYLTRLRWTRFGQARQWVLRLTVSDPVRRTIIAAHAEIQKADI; encoded by the coding sequence ATGAACGTTCAGTTCGCCACAAACTCCTACCAGCTTAAGGCGCCGCAGGCGTCGACGCAGCGCACTGTGAATTTTTACGCGGAAAAGGAGCCGGACGACGTCAAATCGCCGATCGTCGTCTATGGCGTGTTCGGCCTGACCCAATTGATTCCTGTCGGCGATGGCCCGATCCGCGGGCTCCATGCGATGAATAACGTGCTCTATGTCGTGAGCGCGGATGAATTGTGGTCCGTGAACACGCTCGGCGACGCCAAGCTGCTGGGGACAGGCATCGCCGGCGGCGCGTTCGTCTCCATGGCCGACAACGGAACGCAGGTCTGCATCGTCAACGGCATGAACGGGTTTATTTATAACGCCACGACGATGGTGTTTCAGGTCATCAACGACCCGAATTTCTTTCCCGCGAACACCGTCCCTTTCATGGACGGGTTTTTTCTATTCGACCGCGCCGGCACCAATCAGGTGTTCTTTTCCCAGCTTTTCGACGGCACGACATTTAATGCGCTGGATTTCTTCTCTGCCGAGGTCGATTCGGACTTCGTGCTTGGAACGGTGAACCAGCAAGAAAATCTGCTGATTATCGGTCAGCGGACGATCGAGACCTGGTTTGATTCCGGTAACAATAATGACCCTTTTCAGCGGTTCAACGGCACCACGATAGAGCGCGGAGCCGCATGTCCACTGTCGACCATAAAGGAGGATAATTCGGTCTTCTTTCTCGGCAACGACCGGATTTTCTATCGGCTCGATTTGCCGTTGCCCAAAAGAATTTCGACGTCCGCGATCGAACAGCAATGGCAAAATTATCAGACCGTTGCGGACTGCTTCGTGTTCAAGGCCACGTTCGAGGGCCACAAATTTCTATTCGTGACCTTTCCGAGCGCAAATGCGACGTGGGTCTACGATATCGAATCGAACCTCTGGCACGAGCGCATTTCGTTCTCAACGAATGCAGCGAGCCTTGGTCGCTGGCGCGGAAACTGTTCCGAGGTCTTCAATAATTCGACCGTGATCGGCGACGCGTTCGGCAACCAGATTGGAATTCCGTCGTCGAACGTCTATACTGAGTACGGGGCGCAGATTCTAGGCATGCTGATCTCGCCTCCGATCCAGTCTGATCGCAAGCGCGTGTTCCTTTGGAGCTTCGAGCTTGATTGCCAAACGGGAGTTGGACTCCCGAGCGGGCAGGGATCCAACCCGCAAGTATTTCTCGAAACATCAAAAGACGGTGGAATTACCTACGGTCCTCTCCAGAAATGGAAGAGCCTCGGGAAAGCCGGCGAATATCTGACGCGTCTTCGGTGGACCAGATTCGGACAAGCGCGGCAGTGGGTGCTTCGCCTAACCGTCTCTGATCCCGTGAGGCGGACGATCATCGCCGCGCACGCCGAAATACAGAAGGCGGATATCTGA
- a CDS encoding IS5 family transposase, translating to MERCAQGLRAAQDALQSLHPLEPARRLRPHIRRARWRRSKARAHHDRRHASEGASHSGEPAQKGALPRRIGRTKGGLNSKLHVVCDGAGKPLVMLLSEGQMSDHKGARLMLKALPPASMLIADRGYDSNWFRAALKARGVEPCIPPTRSRKLPIAYDKTLYRQRHKIENMFAKLKDWRRIATRYDRCAHTFFSAICIAAAVLFYLNQ from the coding sequence ATGGAAAGATGCGCCCAAGGATTACGGGCCGCACAAGACGCTTTACAATCGCTTCATCCGCTGGAGCCGGCTCGGCGTCTTCGACCGCATATTCGCCGCGCTCGCTGGCGAAGGTCCAAAGCCCGAGCGCATCATGATCGACGCCACGCATCTGAAGGCGCATCGCACAGCGGTGAGCCTGCTCAAAAAGGGGCTCTTCCCCGCCGTATCGGGCGCACGAAAGGCGGACTGAACTCGAAGCTCCACGTCGTTTGCGACGGCGCCGGCAAGCCCCTCGTCATGTTGCTCTCGGAGGGCCAGATGAGCGACCACAAGGGCGCGCGGCTGATGCTCAAGGCTTTACCGCCTGCTTCAATGTTGATCGCCGACAGGGGCTACGACAGCAACTGGTTCCGCGCCGCGCTGAAGGCCAGGGGCGTCGAGCCCTGCATCCCGCCAACCAGAAGCCGCAAGCTTCCCATTGCCTATGACAAGACGCTCTACCGCCAGCGTCACAAAATCGAGAACATGTTCGCCAAGCTCAAGGACTGGCGGCGCATCGCAACCCGCTATGATCGATGCGCCCACACCTTCTTCTCCGCCATCTGCATCGCAGCCGCCGTCCTCTTCTATCTCAATCAATGA
- a CDS encoding DUF1376 domain-containing protein yields the protein MSPPWMPLYIADTEHLCAAESGAYMHLIMHYWQRGKLPIEDRFLARIARMSDREWAKAKPTIAAFFGADWSHKRIDSELEKAARKSDARAECGSRGGTVKALKTKETTIAKATILPDQNLSKTEAKALASFFTTRFTAR from the coding sequence ATGAGTCCTCCCTGGATGCCACTTTATATTGCCGATACCGAGCATCTCTGCGCGGCCGAGAGCGGCGCTTACATGCACCTTATCATGCATTATTGGCAGCGCGGAAAGCTTCCCATCGAAGATCGCTTTCTGGCCCGCATCGCGCGCATGTCCGATCGCGAATGGGCGAAGGCGAAGCCGACGATTGCAGCGTTCTTTGGGGCCGATTGGTCTCATAAACGCATCGATTCCGAGCTGGAAAAGGCCGCGCGAAAATCCGATGCACGCGCCGAATGTGGATCTCGTGGAGGAACTGTTAAAGCACTGAAAACAAAAGAGACGACAATAGCAAAAGCCACTATTTTGCCAGACCAAAATCTTAGCAAAACGGAAGCAAAAGCCCTAGCATCTTTCTTCACAACCAGATTCACAGCCAGATAA